A genomic window from Flintibacter sp. KGMB00164 includes:
- a CDS encoding TIGR03915 family putative DNA repair protein encodes MNWTQVSYLYDGSLAGFLTCVFEAYTHREEPADFTPFDQACASFYAQRSVETDRAKAQRVYRSLEAKLGKTGKDWLLRGFLTCLPDRELWLWRFLRLGYKRGPGFTRDLTHPVVNQVHKAVQALSSEAHLFTGFVRFSQLEGVLVGTITPKNRVLPLLRIHFCSRLPQEQFLLYDKTHQEALVHTPGRWAILSMEDFEIGPADQEELAYRKMWRSFYHTISIEGRYNPKCRMTHMPKRYWGDMTEFAPPEQEALTE; translated from the coding sequence ATGAACTGGACTCAGGTCTCCTATCTCTATGACGGCTCCCTGGCTGGTTTTCTCACCTGCGTATTTGAGGCCTACACCCACCGGGAGGAGCCGGCGGACTTCACCCCCTTCGATCAGGCCTGCGCCTCCTTCTACGCCCAGCGCTCGGTGGAAACCGACCGGGCCAAGGCCCAGCGGGTGTACCGCTCTCTGGAGGCCAAGCTGGGAAAGACGGGAAAGGACTGGCTGCTGCGTGGATTTCTTACCTGCCTGCCCGACCGGGAACTTTGGCTTTGGCGCTTCCTCCGCCTGGGATACAAGCGAGGGCCCGGCTTTACCCGGGACCTCACCCACCCGGTGGTAAACCAGGTCCACAAGGCAGTTCAGGCTCTCAGCAGCGAGGCCCATCTATTCACCGGCTTTGTCCGCTTCTCTCAGCTGGAAGGCGTGCTGGTGGGGACCATCACGCCCAAAAACCGGGTACTGCCCCTGCTGCGCATCCACTTCTGCTCCCGCCTGCCTCAGGAACAGTTCCTGCTCTACGATAAGACCCACCAGGAGGCCCTGGTCCACACTCCGGGCCGTTGGGCCATCCTGTCTATGGAGGACTTTGAAATAGGCCCGGCAGACCAGGAGGAATTGGCCTACCGAAAAATGTGGCGCAGCTTTTACCACACCATCTCCATTGAGGGGCGCTACAATCCCAAGTGCCGCATGACTCATATGCCCAAGCGGTACTGGGGAGACATGACAGAATTTGCCCCGCCGGAGCAGGAGGCTCTGACGGAATGA
- a CDS encoding metal-dependent transcriptional regulator, with amino-acid sequence MVLHESGEDYLEAILVLRQEKGIVRSIDVAQYLGYSKPSVSRAVSILKTNGYITMEKDGHLELTEEGEANAQRVYERHRFLTQWLVHLGVSPETAAADACRIEHDISPETFECLKRHVSQNTSE; translated from the coding sequence ATGGTACTGCACGAGTCCGGTGAGGACTACCTGGAGGCCATTCTGGTGCTGCGCCAGGAGAAGGGCATCGTTCGCTCCATCGACGTAGCCCAATATCTGGGTTATTCCAAGCCTTCCGTCAGCCGCGCCGTGTCCATCCTAAAAACCAACGGTTATATCACCATGGAGAAGGACGGCCATCTGGAACTGACGGAGGAGGGCGAGGCCAACGCCCAGCGGGTCTATGAGCGCCACCGTTTCCTCACCCAATGGCTTGTCCATTTGGGCGTCTCCCCGGAGACGGCCGCCGCGGATGCCTGCCGCATTGAGCACGACATCAGCCCCGAGACCTTTGAGTGCCTCAAGCGGCACGTCAGCCAAAACACTTCGGAATAA
- a CDS encoding putative DNA modification/repair radical SAM protein, translating to MELLQKLEILADAAKYDAACTSSGLNRSGRPGTIGSTTQCGCCHSFSADGRCISLLKVLMTNVCVYDCQYCVNRRSNDLPRAAFTPRELCELTMGFYRRNYIEGLFLSSAVLRDPDYTTEQMIQCLRLLREEYRFGGYIHAKAIPGADPLLTQQLGLLADRLSVNIELPSAQSLALLAPDKKKQAILAPMGQIRDGITVSKQELKVYRHAPRFAPAGQSTQMIVGATGESDRQILALTQGLYRTYRLKRVFYSAYMPVSNSPLLPAPQGFQPPLLREHRLYQADWLLRFYHFQAEEILDENQPYLDPRLDPKCGWALRHLEHFPVEVNRADYETLLRVPGIGVKSARRILAARRFGPLNFLGLKQLGVVLKRAQYFITCSGRMERGLRVSQDGLLRHLVALEAPNLAQPEWEQLSLFSMGGAS from the coding sequence ATGGAGCTGCTGCAAAAACTGGAGATCTTGGCCGACGCGGCCAAATATGACGCCGCCTGCACCTCCAGCGGTCTCAACCGTTCGGGACGACCGGGGACCATCGGCAGCACAACCCAGTGCGGCTGCTGCCACTCCTTCTCCGCTGACGGGCGGTGCATCTCCCTGTTAAAAGTACTGATGACCAACGTGTGCGTCTACGACTGTCAATACTGCGTCAACCGCCGCTCCAACGACCTGCCCCGGGCCGCCTTCACCCCCCGGGAGCTGTGCGAGCTCACCATGGGCTTTTACCGCCGCAACTATATCGAGGGTCTCTTTCTCTCCTCCGCCGTCCTCCGGGACCCGGACTACACCACCGAGCAAATGATCCAGTGTCTGCGTCTGCTGCGGGAGGAGTACCGCTTCGGAGGCTACATCCACGCCAAGGCAATTCCCGGGGCTGATCCCCTGCTCACCCAGCAGCTGGGACTGCTGGCCGACCGGCTGAGCGTGAACATCGAGCTACCCAGCGCCCAAAGCCTGGCCCTGTTGGCTCCGGATAAAAAGAAGCAGGCTATTCTGGCCCCTATGGGGCAGATCCGGGACGGGATCACGGTCTCCAAACAGGAGCTGAAGGTATACCGCCACGCTCCCCGGTTTGCCCCGGCGGGGCAGTCCACCCAGATGATCGTGGGGGCCACCGGAGAGAGCGACCGGCAGATTTTGGCCCTCACCCAGGGGCTCTACCGCACCTACCGCCTCAAGCGGGTCTTCTACTCCGCCTATATGCCCGTATCCAACAGCCCCCTGCTCCCCGCTCCTCAGGGGTTCCAGCCCCCTCTGCTCCGGGAGCACCGGCTCTACCAGGCCGACTGGCTGCTGCGGTTTTACCACTTCCAGGCAGAAGAAATTCTGGATGAAAACCAGCCCTATCTGGACCCCCGACTGGATCCCAAATGCGGCTGGGCACTGCGCCACCTGGAGCACTTTCCGGTGGAGGTGAACCGGGCGGACTATGAGACCCTGCTGCGGGTACCGGGCATTGGAGTCAAAAGTGCCCGGCGAATTTTGGCCGCCCGGCGCTTCGGCCCTTTGAACTTCCTGGGTCTCAAACAGCTGGGGGTGGTGCTCAAGCGGGCCCAGTATTTCATTACCTGTTCCGGCAGAATGGAGCGGGGGCTTCGGGTCAGCCAGGATGGACTGCTGCGCCATCTGGTAGCTCTGGAGGCCCCCAACCTGGCCCAACCGGAATGGGAACAGCTGTCTCTCTTCTCCATGGGAGGTGCGTCATGA
- a CDS encoding mechanosensitive ion channel domain-containing protein, translated as MSLDSILSQVTGGVSWQALTLSTILRGALTLIIGIIVVKILMKLVDRALSRSRAVAAVRGYIRSTVRILLWSLLTVIVLSSINVPVTSIIAVFSVAGLAVSLALQNTLSNLASGIVIMVSKPFVVGDYVEIDNVGGTVSTVGLVYSMLVTPENKEIYIPNSQVSAAKVINYTHLGRRRMELLFSASYDAPTETVKTALREVVEQFPQILSDPAPAIWLNAYKDSCIEYVVRVWTTTEDYWNVYYPLLEAVRPAFERHGIEMTYNHLNVHLLKP; from the coding sequence ATGTCCCTTGACTCTATTTTGTCCCAGGTAACCGGCGGGGTCTCCTGGCAGGCACTGACCCTCTCCACCATCCTTCGGGGTGCACTAACTCTCATCATCGGCATCATTGTGGTGAAGATCCTCATGAAGCTGGTGGACCGGGCGTTGAGCCGCAGCAGGGCGGTAGCCGCTGTGCGGGGATACATCCGCTCTACTGTGCGCATCCTGCTGTGGTCGCTGCTGACGGTCATCGTCCTCAGTTCCATCAACGTCCCCGTCACCTCCATCATTGCCGTGTTCAGCGTGGCCGGTCTGGCTGTGTCCCTGGCCCTTCAGAACACCCTGTCCAATCTGGCCAGCGGCATCGTCATCATGGTCTCCAAGCCCTTCGTCGTAGGTGACTATGTGGAAATCGACAATGTGGGCGGCACCGTATCCACCGTGGGTCTGGTCTACTCCATGCTGGTCACTCCGGAAAATAAGGAGATCTATATCCCCAACAGCCAGGTTTCCGCCGCTAAGGTCATCAACTACACCCACTTGGGCCGCCGCCGCATGGAGCTGCTCTTTTCTGCCTCCTATGACGCCCCCACTGAGACCGTAAAAACTGCCCTGCGGGAAGTGGTAGAGCAGTTCCCGCAAATTCTCTCCGATCCCGCCCCTGCCATCTGGCTCAACGCCTATAAGGACAGCTGCATTGAGTATGTGGTGCGGGTCTGGACCACCACGGAGGACTACTGGAACGTTTACTATCCCCTGCTGGAGGCCGTGCGTCCCGCCTTTGAGCGCCATGGCATCGAGATGACCTACAACCATCTCAACGTCCATCTGCTGAAACCTTAA